In Topomyia yanbarensis strain Yona2022 chromosome 2, ASM3024719v1, whole genome shotgun sequence, one DNA window encodes the following:
- the LOC131683169 gene encoding alpha-actinin, sarcomeric, with product HDIVDLYTLSFSSLEYYDCASVNARCQRICDQWDRLGALTQHRRQGLDEAERILEKIDLLHLEFAKRAAPFNNWLDGAREDLVDMFIVHTMEEIQGLIQAHDQFKATLGEADKEFNVIVGLVSDADSIVKQEHVPGGLINPYSTLTAETISRKWSEVRALVPQRDQTLANELRKQQNNEMLRRQFAEKANTVGPWIERQMDAVSAIGMGISGSLEEQLHCLKEYEQAVYAYKPSIEELEKIHQSVQESMIFENRYTHYTMETLRVGWEQLLTSINRNINEVENQILTRDSKGITQEQLTEFRSSFNHFDKNRTGRLAPEEYKSCLVSLGYSIGKDKQGDLDFQRILAVVDPNNSGYVQFDAFLDFMTRESTDTDTAEQVIDSFRILASDKPYILPDELRRELPPDQAEYCIQRMPPYKGLNGITGALDYMSFSTALYGESDL from the exons CATGACATTGTGGATTTATATACATTATCTTTCAGTTCATTGGAATATTATGATTGTGCTTCGGTGAATGCACGTTGTCAGCGTATCTGCGATCAATGGGATCGATTGGGAGCGCTAACACAGCATCGACGACAGGGTCTGGATGAAGCAGAACGCATTCTGGAAAAGATAGATCTATTACATCTGGAGTTCGCAAAACGTGCCGCACCATTTAATAATTGGTTGGATGGCGCCCGCGAAGATCTCGTGGACATGTTTATCGTGCATACAATGGAAGAAATTCAAGGGCTTATTCAAGCTCATGATCAGTTCAAGGCAACTCTTGGAGAGGCGGATAAAGAGTTCAACGTTATCGTTGGATTGGTAAGTGACGCTGACTCTATCGTCAAGCAAGAACATGTGCCCGGTGGATTGATAAATCCTTACTCTACTTTAACGGCTGAAACTATCAGCAGAAAATGGTCGGAAGTCCGCGCACTAGTACCGCAACGAGATCAAACTTTAGCCAACGAATTACGCAAGCAGCAAAACAATGAAATGTTGCGCAGACAGTTTGCCGAAAAGGCCAACACTGTCGGACCGTGGATTGAGCGCCAAATGGATGCAGTTTCAGCTATTGGAATGGGTATATCTGGTTCACTCGAAGAGCAACTTCATTGTTTGAAGGAATACGAACAAGCTGTTTACGCGTATAAGCCAAGTATCGAAGAGTTAGAAAAAATTCACCAATCTGTACAAGAGTCGATGATCTTTGAGAATCGTTACACACACTATACTATGGAAACACTCCGTGTTGGTTGGGAACAACTATTAACTTCAATAAACAGAAATATAAATGAG GTAGAAAATCAGATACTCACACGAGATTCCAAAGGAATTACACAGGAGCAACTCACAGAATTCCGATCAAGTTTTAACCATTTCGACAAAAATCGGACTGGTCGTCTGGCGCCTGAGGAATATAAATCATGCTTAGTATCCCTTGGATATTCCATTGGAAAAGACAAACAAGGTGATTTGGACTTTCAGCGTATTCTGGCTGTAGTCGATCCAAACAACTCTGGATACGTTCAATTTGATGCGTTCCTAGATTTTATGACGAGAGAAAGTACCGATACTGATACTGCAGAACAAGTGATTGATTCTTTCAGAATTTTAGCTTCAGACAAG CCGTACATTTTGCCCGATGAATTGCGCCGTGAATTGCCACCAGATCAAGCAGAATATTGTATTCAAAGAATGCCACCTTATAAAGGACTTAACGGTATAACTGGAGCACttgattacatgtcattcaGTACCGCCTTGTATGGAGAAAGTGATTTGTAG